The proteins below are encoded in one region of Methanosarcina barkeri 3:
- a CDS encoding rhomboid family intramembrane serine protease, with amino-acid sequence MASKDSIFASPSIVIIALCTLSFFLEMVPGIGDVYFNAFYFDPNYLVTKPWTLITYMFLHNGLFHLLFNMLVLYFFGTALERRVGNRQLLAIFFTAGILSAIGYTFLTQPIFNISPGPMVGASGAIYGVFAALTILEPDIRVYVYFVPMKLKHALVLFAIFDFLMINSSDMIAHTAHLSGLFVGLYMGFRIKKIQENAQRSRYIGRW; translated from the coding sequence GTGGCAAGTAAAGATTCTATTTTCGCAAGCCCGTCCATAGTAATCATTGCTCTTTGCACACTTTCATTCTTCTTGGAAATGGTTCCGGGCATAGGCGATGTCTATTTTAACGCTTTTTATTTCGACCCTAATTATCTTGTAACAAAGCCGTGGACGCTTATTACATACATGTTTCTACATAACGGTTTGTTTCATCTTTTGTTCAATATGCTCGTCCTATACTTCTTCGGAACTGCACTTGAGCGGCGGGTCGGGAACAGACAGCTTCTGGCAATTTTCTTCACTGCAGGGATTCTATCGGCAATAGGATATACCTTTTTAACCCAGCCGATTTTCAATATATCTCCTGGCCCAATGGTTGGCGCAAGCGGAGCAATCTACGGAGTCTTTGCAGCCCTCACAATACTTGAGCCGGATATCCGCGTCTATGTCTACTTTGTCCCGATGAAACTAAAACATGCACTGGTGCTTTTTGCTATCTTTGACTTTCTTATGATCAACTCATCGGATATGATAGCCCATACAGCTCACCTTAGCGGTCTCTTCGTCGGCCTTTATATGGGTTTCCGCATAAAGAAAATTCAGGAAAACGCTCAAAGATCCAGATACATTGGCAGGTGGTAA
- a CDS encoding TIGR00288 family NYN domain-containing protein, producing the protein MKPVKSGIDSISKYLRSKKEVGRRKIGLLVDGPNILRKEFDVNLEEIRDVLKDYGNIKIGRVFLNQYASDKLVEAIENHGLEPIICSSDVDVRLAVEGMELVYNPNIDTLAIVTRDADFKPLLNKANEHGKETIIFGVEPGFSTALKNSADYVILMKKDKMSSYDESDGMASGGGKIDASEYQDSMYEESVEKT; encoded by the coding sequence ATGAAACCTGTAAAAAGCGGAATAGACTCAATATCAAAATACCTCCGCTCGAAAAAAGAAGTTGGCAGGCGGAAAATCGGACTTTTAGTGGACGGCCCGAATATTCTCAGAAAAGAATTTGATGTAAATCTTGAGGAGATAAGGGACGTCTTGAAAGACTATGGAAATATCAAAATCGGGCGCGTTTTCCTTAACCAGTACGCCTCTGACAAGCTTGTTGAAGCTATAGAAAATCATGGACTTGAACCTATAATTTGTTCGAGCGATGTTGATGTGCGCCTCGCGGTAGAGGGTATGGAGCTAGTATATAACCCCAATATTGACACTCTTGCAATCGTTACAAGGGATGCAGACTTCAAGCCGCTGTTAAACAAAGCAAATGAGCACGGCAAAGAGACTATTATTTTTGGAGTTGAGCCCGGTTTTTCCACAGCGCTAAAGAATTCTGCGGACTATGTTATTCTTATGAAGAAAGACAAAATGAGCAGTTATGACGAGTCCGATGGAATGGCATCAGGTGGAGGAAAAATTGATGCATCGGAATATCAGGATAGTATGTATGAAGAATCCGTAGAAAAGACCTGA
- a CDS encoding methanogenesis marker 12 protein, with translation MGFIGIDHGTTAMRFALIDGESTLTFELERTDAAAMSENEILTSLEEHFGIQRETIDLVALTYSMGDGFSTIKDVRSLEGRGLKSTEGAGKKTGGGTKVFDAIRNSGIPAIAIPGLHTESKVDSRMKVFSHLTSPEKLGIAYHILCLGYNNFVVSDISSNTVTLAVADGKVIGAIDACIFAPGVHHGPLDLQAIRDVDNGYCTANQAFIKAGALRMTPYKDREELLLAAEKRESPALLALDTIALFAAMEITSMQLLLKDYGTAGEVFLAGSIGEFEYVQKKIHAHLGQECQFLGKWHAAIGCAEIARDVFEGEKEILGVEVNYP, from the coding sequence TTGGGGTTTATAGGTATTGATCATGGTACAACTGCGATGCGTTTTGCTCTTATAGACGGAGAAAGTACTCTTACTTTTGAACTTGAGAGGACCGATGCAGCAGCCATGTCCGAAAATGAGATCCTTACTTCACTTGAGGAACACTTTGGAATTCAACGTGAGACAATCGACCTTGTCGCTTTGACGTACTCAATGGGAGATGGTTTTTCTACAATTAAGGATGTCAGGAGCCTGGAAGGAAGGGGACTCAAGAGTACTGAAGGAGCAGGAAAAAAGACAGGAGGAGGCACAAAAGTTTTTGATGCCATTCGGAATTCGGGAATTCCGGCAATAGCAATCCCTGGCCTTCATACGGAGAGTAAGGTAGATTCCAGAATGAAGGTGTTTTCCCATCTTACGAGTCCTGAGAAGCTGGGAATTGCTTACCACATCCTCTGCCTGGGTTATAATAACTTTGTGGTTTCCGACATAAGTTCAAATACTGTTACTCTTGCCGTTGCCGATGGGAAAGTAATTGGGGCAATCGATGCTTGCATATTTGCTCCAGGTGTTCATCATGGACCCCTTGACCTGCAAGCTATCAGGGATGTGGATAACGGATACTGCACTGCAAACCAGGCTTTTATAAAGGCAGGAGCTCTAAGAATGACTCCATATAAAGATAGGGAAGAACTACTCCTTGCAGCCGAAAAAAGAGAAAGTCCTGCTCTCCTGGCTCTTGATACTATTGCGCTGTTTGCAGCCATGGAAATTACGTCAATGCAACTTCTTCTTAAAGATTATGGGACTGCAGGAGAGGTTTTTCTTGCAGGGTCCATAGGAGAATTTGAATATGTGCAGAAAAAAATTCATGCCCATTTGGGGCAAGAGTGCCAGTTTCTCGGAAAATGGCATGCTGCAATAGGCTGTGCCGAGATCGCACGGGATGTTTTTGAAGGAGAAAAAGAAATCCTCGGTGTAGAAGTTAACTATCCTTAA
- a CDS encoding DUF2103 domain-containing protein, producing the protein MKVNKNNLHESSQSSYKNKLGGAHTTIIGGRAGKKLVKLVTQHPEVKKVIPTVISVKGIAGGSLTGKVLRADARGNLRLLLSEGRSFQEIRLVTTVGTAEEGDRIMDELNEILKTAL; encoded by the coding sequence ATGAAGGTAAATAAAAATAACTTACATGAGAGCTCGCAAAGTTCCTATAAAAACAAGCTTGGTGGAGCCCATACAACAATTATCGGGGGACGAGCTGGTAAAAAACTTGTAAAACTTGTGACCCAGCACCCTGAAGTAAAGAAAGTAATCCCAACCGTAATTTCCGTAAAAGGCATTGCAGGAGGAAGCCTGACCGGAAAGGTGCTGCGTGCGGACGCGAGAGGGAACTTGAGGCTATTACTCTCTGAAGGCAGAAGTTTTCAGGAAATAAGATTGGTAACAACAGTTGGAACCGCTGAAGAGGGAGATAGAATTATGGACGAACTAAACGAAATCTTAAAAACTGCCCTCTGA
- a CDS encoding ACT domain-containing protein, with product MEDKFIKQISLFAENKPGRLANVANKLKSAGINIRAFTIAESGDFGIIRMVVDRSDYAHSILHDAGFTVSETNVLGIEMDDVPGSMSRIAEVFGKAKINIDYAYAFVTRDQKALLIVRVNDIEKAIKTLEEDNIKLISMKELEKI from the coding sequence ATGGAAGATAAATTTATAAAGCAGATTTCCCTTTTTGCGGAAAATAAACCTGGCAGACTTGCAAACGTCGCAAACAAATTGAAAAGCGCCGGCATAAACATCAGAGCATTTACCATTGCCGAATCAGGAGACTTCGGAATAATCCGTATGGTTGTGGACAGGTCCGACTATGCTCACAGTATACTCCATGATGCAGGGTTTACCGTTTCCGAAACAAATGTTCTGGGAATCGAAATGGATGATGTCCCTGGTAGTATGTCCCGTATTGCAGAAGTGTTCGGAAAAGCCAAGATCAACATTGACTATGCATATGCCTTTGTCACCAGGGATCAGAAAGCCCTTTTAATAGTCAGAGTCAATGACATTGAAAAGGCAATTAAAACACTTGAAGAGGATAATATCAAGCTAATAAGCATGAAGGAACTTGAAAAGATCTGA
- a CDS encoding phenylacetate--CoA ligase family protein — translation MPEYWDPEIETMPVEDLNKLQEEKLKQLVHYVYENSPFYRKKFDEHGVKPEDIQTLEDVRKLPFTVKQDLRDTYPTGMFCVSNSKLARFHASSGTTGKPIVVGYTQNDIDEWAESLARGFTSVGLGKNDILQVSYGYGLFTGGLGAHYGSEKLGATVLPTSSGNTERQLELMRDLDVTAIACTPSYFLYLIETARKEGISIRDDTKLKMGFFGAEPWSEELKKRIEDESGIKAIDIYGTSEMSGPLFTECSEQCGIHIWADKFLVEILDPETGEPVPDGEIGELVITTLAKEAFPLIRYRVRDLTRKLSEPCVCGRTHPRITRISGRSDDMIIVRGINVFPGQVESVLLNIPEVGNHFMIIVDRIGPLDSMKVQIEMQESAFSDKMSDMMALKRKVSSALKSVLNLAVEVELVEHGSLPRSEGKSKKVIDNRKI, via the coding sequence ATGCCAGAATACTGGGACCCTGAGATAGAGACAATGCCTGTAGAAGACTTGAACAAGCTGCAGGAAGAAAAGTTGAAGCAACTTGTACATTATGTGTATGAAAACTCTCCTTTTTATAGAAAAAAGTTTGATGAACACGGGGTTAAGCCGGAAGACATCCAAACTCTTGAAGATGTCAGAAAGTTGCCTTTTACAGTTAAACAGGATCTCAGAGATACCTATCCAACTGGCATGTTTTGCGTCTCAAACTCAAAACTAGCTCGGTTCCATGCTTCTTCAGGTACAACAGGCAAACCTATAGTTGTAGGATATACCCAGAATGATATTGATGAGTGGGCCGAGTCTCTTGCGAGAGGATTTACTTCTGTTGGACTGGGGAAAAACGATATCCTTCAGGTAAGTTACGGGTATGGGCTTTTTACAGGTGGGCTTGGTGCACATTACGGAAGCGAAAAATTGGGCGCAACCGTACTTCCTACAAGTTCAGGAAACACCGAGCGCCAGCTTGAGCTTATGAGAGACCTTGACGTCACTGCTATAGCCTGCACGCCTTCTTACTTCCTTTATCTGATTGAGACTGCAAGGAAAGAAGGCATCAGTATCAGGGACGACACCAAATTAAAGATGGGATTTTTCGGGGCAGAACCCTGGTCCGAAGAGCTCAAAAAACGTATAGAAGACGAATCAGGGATCAAAGCTATTGATATTTACGGAACGTCGGAAATGAGTGGTCCTCTTTTTACCGAATGCTCAGAACAGTGCGGGATTCACATCTGGGCAGACAAATTCCTTGTGGAGATCCTTGATCCTGAGACCGGTGAGCCTGTTCCTGACGGCGAGATCGGAGAACTCGTAATTACGACTCTTGCTAAAGAAGCCTTCCCTCTAATCCGTTACAGAGTAAGGGACCTTACTAGAAAGCTTTCGGAGCCCTGCGTGTGCGGAAGAACCCATCCCAGGATTACACGCATTAGCGGTCGCTCGGATGATATGATTATCGTGCGCGGAATCAATGTATTCCCAGGACAGGTCGAATCTGTCCTTCTGAATATTCCTGAAGTTGGAAACCATTTCATGATCATTGTAGATAGGATTGGACCCCTTGACTCAATGAAAGTCCAGATCGAAATGCAGGAATCTGCCTTTAGTGATAAAATGTCAGATATGATGGCACTTAAAAGAAAGGTTTCTAGTGCACTTAAAAGCGTACTGAACCTTGCAGTCGAGGTAGAACTGGTAGAACACGGCTCTCTGCCCCGTTCGGAAGGAAAATCAAAGAAAGTTATCGACAATCGAAAAATTTGA
- a CDS encoding bifunctional oligoribonuclease/PAP phosphatase NrnA encodes MEVDEAEFFNRLLDYRNILYLCHRNADPDAVSSAFALSESIGGTIGLVDGCNRVAAVLIERLGIEVVDKPNPADYSFVVVVDTSTKAQLNDLELTRYCVIDHHTTTALTENAEFYLHRNSTSTVEIVYDILKAMGAPINRRVGIGMLTGIVTDTGHFKHASADTFRTVSKIIEDSGVEYGEVLDLMAATPQDISMRIAILKAASRVELDRVQDMLIASSHVSSFGGSASSMLINIGADIAFVGTAKGENVRISARAKRDAVSAGVNLGQLMEDISNEYSGTGGGHSGAAGIDVIGDMKEVLDKCRERTKKILEASLGETSKEISFDDIKELENE; translated from the coding sequence GTTGATGAAGCGGAGTTTTTCAACCGGCTCCTTGACTATCGAAATATTTTATATTTGTGTCACCGGAATGCAGATCCGGACGCTGTTAGCAGTGCTTTTGCCCTTTCGGAATCTATCGGAGGCACTATCGGACTTGTAGACGGCTGTAACCGTGTAGCTGCTGTACTTATAGAGAGACTTGGCATTGAAGTTGTGGACAAACCCAATCCGGCTGATTACAGTTTTGTCGTCGTGGTTGATACATCAACAAAAGCACAATTAAATGATCTGGAGCTTACCAGGTATTGTGTAATCGATCACCATACAACTACTGCTCTGACAGAGAATGCCGAATTCTATCTGCACAGGAACAGTACCTCTACCGTAGAAATAGTTTACGATATCTTGAAAGCAATGGGAGCACCTATTAACAGGCGAGTGGGGATAGGGATGCTCACGGGAATCGTAACGGATACCGGGCATTTCAAACATGCATCTGCGGACACTTTCCGGACAGTATCCAAAATTATTGAGGATAGTGGTGTTGAGTACGGGGAAGTGCTGGACCTTATGGCTGCTACCCCACAGGATATTTCCATGCGTATAGCTATTCTGAAAGCCGCAAGCCGTGTCGAGCTCGATAGAGTACAGGATATGTTGATAGCATCTTCCCACGTCAGCTCTTTCGGAGGTTCTGCATCTTCCATGCTAATTAATATTGGGGCAGATATCGCTTTTGTCGGCACAGCCAAAGGTGAAAACGTCAGGATAAGTGCAAGAGCAAAGCGTGATGCTGTAAGTGCCGGAGTTAATCTTGGCCAGCTGATGGAAGATATAAGTAACGAATACAGCGGCACAGGTGGCGGACATTCCGGAGCTGCCGGAATAGATGTGATCGGTGACATGAAAGAAGTTCTGGATAAATGCAGGGAAAGAACAAAGAAAATTCTTGAAGCTTCTCTGGGGGAAACGTCAAAAGAGATCTCTTTTGATGATATCAAAGAGCTTGAAAATGAGTGA